Proteins from a single region of Kogia breviceps isolate mKogBre1 chromosome 5, mKogBre1 haplotype 1, whole genome shotgun sequence:
- the RBM11 gene encoding splicing regulator RBM11 — protein MFPAQEEADRTVFVGNLEARVREEILYELFLQAGPLIKVTICRDREGKPKSFGFVCFKHPESVSYAIALLNGIRLYGRPINVQYRFGSSRSCDPAFESCVKINSHSYRNEEVVGRTSFPMQFSPINNAALPQEYLFFPKMQWHAYNPALQLPYYEMTAPLPNSTSVSSSLNCVPDLEAGPSSYEWAHQQPSDSDLYQMNKRKRQKQTSDSDSSTENNRRNEYSQNFRKCKKKRY, from the exons ATGTTCCCTGCTCAGGAGGAAGCCGACAGGACGGTGTTTGTGGGAAATTTAGAGGCCCGAGTGCgggaagagattctttacgagCTATTCCTTCAG GCTGGGCCATTAATCAAAGTGACTATatgcagagacagagaaggaaagccGAAGTCTTTTGGGTTTGTCTGCTTTAAACACCCAGAATCGGTGTCTTATGCCATAGCTTTGCTGAATGGAATTCGTTTATATGGAAGACCAATTAATGTGCAGTATCGATTTG GGAGCTCTCGCTCTTGTGATCCAGCTTTTGAGAGCTGTGTTAAGATAAATTCACACAGCTACag AAATGAAGAAGTCGTGGGCAGAACTTCCTTTCCCATGCAGTTCTCTCCAATTAATAATGCAGCTTTACCTCAGGAAtatcttttctttccaaagatg CAGTGGCATGCATATAATCCAGCACTGCAGCTTCCTTACTATGAGATGACAGCACCACTCCCTAATAGCACTTCTGTGTCTTCCTCACTGAATTGTGTTCCAGATCTAGAGGCTGGACCCAGCTCTTATGAATGGGCTCACCAACAACCAAGTGACTCTGACCTTTATCAGATGAATAAACGCAAGAGGCAAAAACAAACCAGTGATAGTGATAGTAGCACAGAAAACAATAGAAGAAATGAATATAGCCAAAATTTCCGAAAgtgtaagaaaaaaagatactag